The Frondihabitans peucedani DNA window CAAGTACGCCGACGGCACGTTCTTCGACAAGTACACCGAGCAGGAGTGGGTGCCGCAGACGGCCCGCGCCGCTTCGCTGTTCTCCGACGCGAACGTCGAGATCCCGACCCAGGACGACTGGCGCGCCCTCAAGGCCAGCGTCATGGAGCACGGTCTGTACAACCAGAACCTCCAGGCCGTCCCGCCGACCGGTTCGATCTCGTACATCAACCACTCGACCTCGTCGATCCACCCGATCGCCTCGAAGATCGAGATCCGCAAGGAGGGCAAGCTCGGCCGCGTGTACTACCCGGCGCCGTTCATGACGAACGACAACCTCGAGTACTACACCGACGCGTACGAGATCGGCCCCGAGAAGATCATCGACACCTATGCCGCGGCCACGCAGCACGTCGACCAGGGCCTCTCGCTGACCCTGTTCTTCAAAGACACCGCCACCACGCGCGACATCAACAAGGCGCAGATCTACGCGTGGCGCAAGGGCATCAAGACGATCTACTACATCCGTCTCCGTCAGCTCGCGCTCGAGGGCACCGAGGTCGACGGCTGCGTCAGCTGCATGCTGTGAGCCGCAGGCTCACGATGCACGCTCCGAGCCTCGCCACACCGACAAGAATTCAGGATCGAAAATGACACTCACCGACCCGGTCCACGCCCTCGGCACGAGCATCCCGCTCGCCCGAACGGTCTCGGCGATCAACTGGAACCGCATCCAGGACGACAAGGACGTCGAGGTCTGGAACCGCCTCGTCAACAACTTCTGGCTGCCCGAGAAGGTGCCGCTGTCGAACGACGTCCAGTCGTGGAACACGCTCACCCCGGCCGAGCAGAAGCTCACGATGCGCGTGTTCACGGGCCTGACCCTGCTCGACACCATCCAGGGCACGGTCGGCGCGATCAGCCTGATCCCCGACGCGATCACCCCGCACGAGGAGGCCGTCTACACGAACATCGCGTTCATGGAGTCGGTGCACGCCAAGAGCTACTCGTCGATCTTCTCGACGCTCGCGGCGACCCCCGAGATCGACGAGGCGTTCCGCTGGTCCGAAGAGAACGAGAACCTGCAGCGCAAAGCGCAGATCGTGCTCGAGTACTACGCCGGCGACGACCCCCTGAAGCGGAAGGTCGCCTCGACGCTGCTCGAGTCGTTCCTCTTCTACAGCGGCTTCTACCTGCCGATGTACTGGTCGTCCAGGGCGAAGCTCACCAACACGGCCGACCTGGTGCGCCTCATCATCCGTGACGAGGCCGTGCACGGGTACTACATCGGCTACAAGTTCCAGAAGGGTCTCGAAGGGGTCTCCGAGGAGCGCCGCGCCGAGATCAAGGACTACGCGTTCAACCTCCTCTTCGAGCTGTACGACAACGAGATCAAGTACACGCAAGACCTGTACGACGAGGTCGGGCTCACCGAGGACGTCAAGAAGTTCCTGCACTACAACGCCAACAAGGCGATGATGAACCTCGGCTACGAGCCCATGTTCCCGAAGAACATCACCGACGTGAACCCGGCGATCCTGTCGGCGCTCTCGCCGAACGCCGACGAGAACCACGACTTCTTCTCCGGCTCGGGCTCCAGCTACGTCATCGGCAAGGCCGAGAACACCGAAGACGAGGACTGGGACTTCTAAGCACCCGCTCCACCCAGCACAGAAGGGCGTCGACCTCCGGGTCGGCGCCCTTCTTTCGTGCGTGCGAACAGCAGGTGACCTCGACCAGAGGTTCAGGCGCCATTTCGGTGCACGTCACGCACGAATGCCGGGCGGTTCACCGACGGGTCGAAGAGTGGCGCGCGGCGTCGATCCGGCGCCTCGCCAGGCGGTCACCGCCGACC harbors:
- the nrdF gene encoding class 1b ribonucleoside-diphosphate reductase subunit beta → MTLTDPVHALGTSIPLARTVSAINWNRIQDDKDVEVWNRLVNNFWLPEKVPLSNDVQSWNTLTPAEQKLTMRVFTGLTLLDTIQGTVGAISLIPDAITPHEEAVYTNIAFMESVHAKSYSSIFSTLAATPEIDEAFRWSEENENLQRKAQIVLEYYAGDDPLKRKVASTLLESFLFYSGFYLPMYWSSRAKLTNTADLVRLIIRDEAVHGYYIGYKFQKGLEGVSEERRAEIKDYAFNLLFELYDNEIKYTQDLYDEVGLTEDVKKFLHYNANKAMMNLGYEPMFPKNITDVNPAILSALSPNADENHDFFSGSGSSYVIGKAENTEDEDWDF